The Ornithorhynchus anatinus isolate Pmale09 chromosome 11, mOrnAna1.pri.v4, whole genome shotgun sequence genomic interval tcccatcccctGGGATGCTGCAGAGAGGGCACGTAGGGGAAAACTCCAATATCGTGATTCACGCCCCGGtgcatcacacagtaagcaatgtcATTACAGGTTCAGATCATGGTCTACCCAACTCTGTAATCTCCCACCAACAGGGGCAAAGGGATGCTTGAAATAACCATGTGTCAGACGCCCTCCTTGACAGTCACCCAATGATTACAGATGTCCCATTTAATAACCCTACCTTTTCCCTCTGGTAATACACTATGGACCTCCTTCTCCAACAGATCTCAGAGTGTATcactgaggtgtcagtgggacagggCACTGCAGGCTGCCCCTAGGCCCAACTCCACACCGCCTCTCCCCCAGTCCCCATTCAGATGTCATGGCTGAACAGAACACATTAGGGACTTGCTCCAAAGTAGCAGAAATTGCTGGCCAGGAGGAATGATGCCCAGTCCTGGGTCGAGACCGTATCAAGTGAACGTGGTCCTGgaaatcccttcctctccctgaattTGTGCCAGTAAGGAGAAAGGGGTAAGGTGGGGACTGCCCCAGGGCAGGGAGCTGTACCAGGCGAGGCGCTGGTTCCCTCTACGACACCCAGGTTCGCACCACTATTTCCCTCCCCCGCAAGGAAAGCCACACTCTGGGGGCCAGGGCAGATGAAGGATGGGAGATGCAAAATGGGCAACGTTGCTCCGACACTAAACTAAGCTGTTCCGATTCTACCCAGTCCCTTGTAGGTGGGCGGTGGGAGCCTCTGTAGACCATCATCAGACCATTCTACTACAGAAAAGGAGGGCCCCAAGTTGTGCTTCCTTGGAAAGCAAATGGGATGTCAAAGTCCAGCCTATTATACCAGGTAGTGGCCACAGGCTGAAGCCTCCCAAAGGAGCATAAGAACCTTATCTCAGAATCCAGCTTTTGCCCCTGCTGGAAGCAAAAGGCACTCACTTGATCCAGACAATGGAGTTGTAGAACTCCGGGTCAATGGATTCCAGGTCTTTCAAAGTGGGCCTCTTGTTCAGCATTCGCTTGTAGAAGGGGAGTGTGAAGCCAGTGTCAATGAATTTTCCATGATACAGAGCCTGGGGAAGATAATAATGGGGAAGTCATTCCTACCTTAGGCTGCGGTCTGGCCCCTTCTCGGAGCCCCAGAGTCTTTACGACAGAGAAGGGCCCAAGCTAATGCGATCTCAATGAGCGGGGCACTCTACTCCACGTGGTCCTAGCAACCACATCCTGAACACCATGGAGTCGGCGCCTGGGACAGAGAGTGGAGAAAGGTCCACAGAGCCCAGCCCAAAGAGTCTCCCCGGTCAGAACTGGACTGTAAAAGGAAGCTGAAGAGGAAGACCAGAAATTGAAGGATAGAAAAATGTGCCCATTTCCTAGGCCTGACTCTCGAGGGCTTATTCCTGACCCTGACGGTGCGGCTTCTCTCACAGGAAAGGACTTCCCGAGCTGCGAATTGAGCCCGTTTTCCATTGGCTACACCTGAGGAATCTGTCCCATGGCCCCGATCCCTGGGGTCTAGGGAGCACAGCTGCTCGGCAGGCTCCCCCTGGTCCAGTGGAGATTTGCCCCTCTACTTCCTGAGAGCACATATTTAAACAGCTCCAGCCGGCTGCCCTGACTCACTGGCTCTGAGAGCTTGAAAGCAGAGGCAGCCAAAAATAATGCAGACACCAGTGAGAGCTGGCGGGCCAGTTGTGAGTAATAGTCTGGGGTTTTTACTGGTCTGTCCTGTCGGCTTTTAGCCCTTCGGGAGACCTATGAGGAATGTGCCCACTTCCTGAGCCCAGCACCTTGGCCAACAACCTCCCAGACAAGTGGGGGGGGAAGCTTCAAGCATAGGCACCGAAGGtcttgggtggggcgggggtggagggagggagcgggcgcAGGGGCAGGACCTCCCTTGGAGAAGAGAACTGAGAATGGGGAATATTCGAGAAATCAGAGCTCAATATTTCAAACTGCTAGAGCTACAATATTTTGAAAATCTGCATTTCCTAGGGGAGACGCCTGTGACTGCTCCAGGTGCGGTTTTCACGATCTGTACGCCCAAATTCTTGGGGAACCCAACTCCCTTCATGATCTCTCACTTCTTACCGGGATTCTCACCAGGCACTAGCCGCCTAAAGTCGGGGGAGAAAAGACACTTTCGGGGTCGTATTTAGCCGAGTTACCCTACATATGGCTCTCATGTTTGCTTTAGTCAGtcgatcgaatttactgagcgcttactctgtgcaacctCCCTGATATTAGACAGGGTCACTGGGTGCATTGCGGGCATTTAGTAAGTAGATAAAGACAATATCCACCTCTGGAAGGAAAAGTTCCCAGATCATCCCGGGATCAGACAAAACACAGATGCCCAGACCCTCTGCCTCGGCATTCCCTCTGGGTGCCAGATAGGCATCAACAGATTTAACTGGAGAGTAATACTGATCCCTGGGTAAACACCAAACAGCTTCCTTATGTGGGAAGCCCTCCCTGAAGACCCAGAGGGAACACACGACACAAAATTAGGGAATTCATACAGAAAACCCGCTCTTCCTTGCAGCTCCATCATCGTTCTACACCCATCCTACGGCCAGGAATGAGAGGATGGAATGAGAAGGCCAGGGATGGCCAGGAATGAGACGGAGgtagggaaaaaggaaaggagggagaagagttggcAGGAAGTCTGGACCCCTTCTACCATGGCTACAAATTCTTACCATTGCTATGAATCTGCCAATGAAGCGGAAGTAGGTGAGGTGATCAGGGTTGATGGAGGAAGCTGGGTTGATCTGCAGACAGTAGTTGTTCTTCCCAGCATATTCAAATAAACAGTACATGGGATTGAGCACCTcatgagagaggagaaagaaccaTTCTCtgggagggaaaacaaaaaaaaaaccaagaatgAAGGGGGGAAACGCTCACCTCTGGTTACTTATCCAGGTGCCTGTCTTTCTGCTTTTGTCTCTTTGGAAAGCTGAGGATAAAGCATCCCAGAAGCGGTTTGGACCTTACAGAaatttataattcattcaatagtatttattgagcgcctactatgtgcagagtaatgtactaagctaataatagtaatgataataataatgtaataattgtggtatttattaagcgctaactaggtgcccggcatgtacagagcactggagtggatacaagcaaattgggttggtcatagtccctgtcccatacggggctcacagtcttaatccccatttttcagatgaggaactgaggcacagacaagtgaagtgatttgcccaaggtaacacagcagacaagtgacagagccgggattagaacccaggtccttctgactcccaggcccacgctttctccactaggccatgctgcttctcaacttttccCCGGGGAGGTCTGTCTCTATGTCCGACTGtgaagaaggaatggggtcagatctCGTGCGCAGAAGCCCATACCCGTGTTGGGCCAATCAGTCACCATCACACTGAGCTGATGTTTCTGGAGGCCCACGCTCCACCTGGACCATGGAAAGGAGCTAAAACACAACCATCTTGTTGCCTCGTCATCAGGGAAGCTTTTTTCAGGATGAGGTTTTTCACCCAACAGACCCACGGTTTACAGGCTGAATCATAATCTGACGTGAAGGGAGCCatcacagttcagtgctctggagccTGTTGGCCCATTCCAAATCCTGCCGCTCTACAGGCCCATAAACAATCCCACTCCTGGTCCGACCACTGGTCCATCCACCTCGATATTTGTCTCTGACGGCGGCGAAGGATGTACGGAGCAACCGTGCGACAGACACTCTTCTTGAAACGGATTCTAACATGTACAATATAGCACCTAACGTCACTAACGTTTCCCTCCACGACCCTCGCGTTCTCTCTAGCAATCCATTTTGGATTGCTGGTCCCTGAATTTATCCAGATCCCCCTTGAGCCCACTGACATTTTCAGCCCACCCAATTTCCTCTGGTAACAAATTTCATATAGTTACCACCCACCGTGGGACATTATTTCCTCTGTTTGTTTTGAAACTACCAACCTCAGGCTTCAGTGGGTGTCTGCTCACCCTGGTGCTGTGGAATCTGGTGAAGAGCAATTCCGTGCTCACCCGAGGCACACCCTTCATGTTTTGGAAACTTCCATCACGTCCCCAGTGACTTTCCAGATTGAAGAGTGGGCCTACTCTTGTTTTCTCCAGCAGCACTAGACCTGTACTAAGATGTGGCGATGAAAACTGCATAAAGATTTAGAGGTGCCTGGCTTTATTTATAGGCAAAATCGGGTCTGATGATGCCCGGCATTTCGTCGGACTTGCTGGCTAAGGCCACAGACCGACAGATGACTTAACAGCTCAtcgtctagactgtacgctccttacgggccgggaacatgtctgctaattccgttcgACTGcattctcccgagctcttagtttagtgctctgcacatagtaagcactcgataaataccactgattgatcgattaacagGACCACCAGCAGAGAAGGGATTTCAGCTTTGGCCAGCTTGGCACCGGGCACccattccctcccagccccaacatCCATGCATTCCACAATACATTATCCAGATTCCACAtaatctttcctccctgacccaaTAAGTGTGCTGCATTTCAATACCCCTTCCAACTCAGTTGTGGATATATAATCAGTCCCCATCATCCCAGGACTACAGCTTGAGCTCCCACTGCTCCCGCCCTGCACTGGTGCTCTTGTTCACTATTCTCTTATGCGCCCCCAAGCACCCCAtcacttctcccccacccccggtgccCCTAGGCACCAGTATCATCCCAGTCACGACAGCCCCTCTGGGCCGCATCTAAATCCTCCTTCAGAGAGAGTCACTATGGGTGGACCAGTTCCTTCAGTCCCTCCTCCCTGGTTTGCTCAGCTGTCTGTATCCAGGGAGACGAGGATTCTTCCGATGCAGAGAGCGTCCCGGTATCCTGTCCGTGGTTCTACCCTGTGGTAGAACAGCATGACGTAACCTACCATAGGGTAAAACCACTGgcaggacacagagagagacacacacagacacaaagggCAGGAGCCAAACTGGAAGCCCACAAACCAAAGCCTGGAGGAGGGTCACCATGGAGAAGGAACATTAAATCTACAGTGGACAAACATAAGTGCAACATGAGGAGGAAACGCGGGCAAGGACATAGAAAGTTAACCCAGCTCCATAGCATCTAACGTAGCAGAAACCTTCACAGCAGCAAAGAAAATCATCTGAAAGGGCAGGGTCTCTCAGATGACAAAGAAGCCTTCATTTCGCCCAGTGTCGATAATGCCTCATCCCCCAGTACTTTCATAGCGCCAGGGTGCGGGAGTAGGAGAGGTGTGTTACGGAGAATGGAGGGAATCCTATTTTTGGCGGAAATGGTTCCTTTCCCCTACCCATTTATATCCTGGACCCTCTGGATTAGAGTCTCCCGAAGTGCAGTGTACTCAAATTACAGAGAAATATTACTGTGGCCCTCAAGGAAAATCAGACCGGAGGCCATTCTAGAAAGACAGAGGGAAACCACATGGAGAATTAGCTACCGCCACAGAACCAAAGGGATCCTCAAGTTTCTGAACGGAGCttattttaaaaaacaacctTAGGATATGGCTACTTTCAACTCCGAAGAAAACTTCAGAATGTTTTtcatcaagcgcttaacaaatgtcaccacgATGATGACGATTATTGTCGTCAAATACCAACCTCCTCAAGTCAATGCAGGGTTACTGAGAGAAGGCATCTAGTATTGAGCCTCGTAAAAGGAGAGGGCCCTTATCTGATGCCCAACAAGGTTGGTCTCATGTGGCTTTTAAGGTCAGTAATTCAATGTCTTTTCTCTGCCAACAGGACCTGTTCGGGTGTGGGCCCCAGtggctgggaagaggggatgtGGGGAAAGGAACGGCCACTCTCACGAAGAGCTCGGGCATCCTCCGCAATGCTAACCTGGCAATGCCACCGTAGtccaggccctcctcccctcGCATGATGATGTACAGCCGGCGGCGCAAATCATACGGCTTCATGTTCATGAtctgaggggaaaaggagagagtcaCTGCATAGGTCTAAGTCACTGGCACCCCAGAGATTCCACAGCTGTGGCCTCAGGGAATAGTACCCGGACATTCCAGCTCCTTCCCTAGAAGCCCAGCCGGGACTGTCTGTTTATAGACTCTGGCGCAGCCCATTCTGGAGAAGACGAGCTGCCTCTCTTAGTCCTCGGCCTAGTGACAGGAGTAGATCTGGCCACCCACTCCCTTACCTGCTGGAAAGAGTCCTCAAAGAGCGTCTGTCGGGAAACGCTGATCTTCACATGGCTGGGCAGTGCATTCGACTGGAAAGAAAACACCCGATGTGAGAACTTGAGCGATTACCAGGACGGAGACACTCACCCCGCTCCCGACTCTAGAACCACCTGCCGAGCTGTGGCACCCGGAGCCACCGGCTTAAAGCCTGACCTGAGAGCTAATCCTTCTCCCCCAGGTACAGACCGAGTCCAACTCTACCTCGAGGTTCTCAAAACCAACAAACTATATCCTCAACATGCCTAAACTCAGTGACTGACTCGACTTGATGTTTCCAAAAAGTACCCCCCACACCCTTTCTTGGGCTCAATTATGGCACTGAAAAGACCAACAAGTGGTCCTGGACCGGAGATTGACGACCCACAGGCTGTGACTCACATGGCATAAGAAACGGAACTGGTGATACTTCCAGCGAAAGCTGCGATCGTAGGCTCCAGGAGAACCACCTTGCTTATTGCTAAAAAAGAGGAAATAGACTCAATTGTAAGTATCACCCAAATGATAACAGATTGCCCTTCAGCAACACTAAGTGATTTAAAGACTTCATTTCGGGAAACATATCTTAACTGAACTTTGCccatggagaaactgaagcactgagatggaAAAGGATTGACCTAAATTTGCTCTGTGAGGAAAAGTAGACTTCAAATCAAAATTCGGGACTTCTATTTCCCAGGCTATGAGGGTTAGGCTTATACTTGGGAAATGATATTAGTCCAAGTCACCTGGAAATTTGTTGAACTTTCCCTTGTGCTTCCCaaacctctccctttctttccctctttcttttccgtTGCGTTCCGTGGCGCAATTTGGGTATTCTTCCTAAAGGCTTATTAGCTTTGACAAACCCTAGGGTATTATTCACCCTTTACTAATAGAAGCCTTAAAGATCTGGACAGTGACCTCGAAAGTCATCTGTGCCTACGGCCAACTCAATAGTAGCTTTCAGCACTGttttgctattaaaaaaaaaaaaaaaatcaccgcctggcagagccaagaccccAAGGTGAACTATTAGCCTGGAAGAAATCTAGCCTAGGATCTTCAAGGCAATTTTCAGCCCATCAACCCTCTTTCAGGCAGCTTAAATTCAGGTGCAAATTCTATCACCAGGGGGAACTAAAGAACAGGAAATGAACAACCAAAACCTAGACCCAACCCGGCCACTCACACCAGGGAGACCCGCCAGCCCAAATCCCTCCCTTTCATCTGGTCTGGATGCAAAATCCTCAAGGGACTTGGCCCAAGAGATGGAGACTTGTAAAATGAAGGGGCTTAGTGGACTAAACACGCCAGCCCTTACCCGGTCTCGAATCCAGGGCGGGGGTCTTTGAAGGTAGTAGTGCGTGTGTTGTGATCCACAAAGTAGCGCACCCCTTCACTGGTGTATTTCATCTCCCATCCCGGCGGTAGGGCTGGCTCCTGGATCATTCTACACAGCACAAGAAAGACAGGTcgttgttgggggagagggagaggagcggcgGCCAATCCATTCCTCACTCATTGCCTCTCCCTACCATAGCGGGGCCTACTGAGAACGAATCGGTCCCCCGGGATGCACATGGATCCCAAATGCCCAAGTCTCACGTGGTCTTCTTCCTTCAAAAGCTGCAGCTCGGAGGAGCCGTTTCTAGAGGGTCAAGGAAGCGTGCACCTGAGCCTGGCCAGTTAAGAGAAGGGGCCTATTTAGAACGGGAAAGGGTTGTTCCCTACTGGACAATCCTGAGAGGACATTTGAAAGAAGAAGCCTGGGAGGGAGTCTGAAGAATAAGTTCCATCTGTCCTGGGACACAACAGGGGAGAGCAAGGCCCATCCTTTTGTTTCCTGATTAGGATCCTGCCTCCCCGAAGGTTGTGAGCAGCAGCCCAGCCCACCTATCCCATAGTTTGGCCCCTGGCATTACTGAGTCGCTTGCCGACTTTAAAGCAGGCTCTGAAGAGGCTCCCtagcagcagtggtatttattaggcacttactgtgcagacagCACTctaggagggtgttccagtaaGTGCTTCTGACCGGAGCCTCGGCCCTCTTCTGAACCCTAAAGCCCAGGTCCCTAACCCCAGTCCATACCCCTGCGTGCGAGGATCCTCCCACTGGGTGGTACGAGTGTTGTGGTTCACGTAATATACACGGCCATTGTCCTGTCTCTTttctgagagaaaaggaaaaacagaagaTGTGATTTAAGTATTTCTcaacctctcctttccctctggccctccctttGAAATGGTCCTGGAAATCCTCTTCTAGAACCAGTGAAATTgagccctccccttttctccggTCCTTACGCTGCTCAACACCGAGAAAGGAGGAGGCAACTTTTTCCTGTGGGTTTAGTTAGTGAGGGAAGGCAGGGATAAGAGTCACCTCTCATTTGTCATGGTTTGCGGGGGCAAAAGCAGCCAAGGTGAAGCCTGGGTAATGACATCCAgttgagcaaaaaaaaaaaccaaaacaacagcAGCAA includes:
- the WWP2 gene encoding NEDD4-like E3 ubiquitin-protein ligase WWP2 isoform X2: MQQFSQRFLYQSSGASSDHDPLGPLPSGWEKRQDNGRVYYVNHNTRTTQWEDPRTQGMIQEPALPPGWEMKYTSEGVRYFVDHNTRTTTFKDPRPGFETGNKQGGSPGAYDRSFRWKYHQFRFLCHSNALPSHVKISVSRQTLFEDSFQQIMNMKPYDLRRRLYIIMRGEEGLDYGGIAREWFFLLSHEVLNPMYCLFEYAGKNNYCLQINPASSINPDHLTYFRFIGRFIAMALYHGKFIDTGFTLPFYKRMLNKRPTLKDLESIDPEFYNSIVWIKENNLEECGLELYFIQDMEILGKVTTHELKEGGESIRVTEENKEEYIMLLTDWRFTRGVEEQTKAFLDGFNEVAPLEWLRYFDEKELELMLCGMQEIDMNDWQKNTIYRHYTKNSKQIQWFWQVIKEMDNEKRIRLLQFVTGTCRLPVGGFAELIGSNGPQKFCIDKVGKETWLPRSHTCFNRLDLPPYKSYEQLKEKLLYAIEETEGFGQE